In Candidatus Hydrogenedentota bacterium, one genomic interval encodes:
- a CDS encoding Gfo/Idh/MocA family oxidoreductase, with protein MTRNWSRREFVGMGVAASAGIVLSAAGQEGAGQPKPVRVGVVGVGNRGTGLTRTMLGIPGVQIPAVCDINPEHLARAQALIEEAGQPKPEGYGGDDLAYEQLMARDDLDAVIIATYWQWHTPMAVSAMRHGKYAGVEVPAALDVAQCWDLVNTSEQTGVPCMMLENWSFRQDNLAVLNMIRQGLLGEMVHCHCAHSHDCIDHWFFDAEGNDRWPAEFLIKYNRDQYPTHSLGPVLSWMDINCGDAFATLASTATSQRGINAYFARKFGPDHPNAKKEFAQGDIVTTTIKTHGGKTVIVNYDMQLPRPYDNRWLIQGTLGLYNEQRNAVYLTGQSPRYHEWEPFPPYQEKYNHAWWSEGGGQGGHGGTDYLELSLFLDAVRNKKQTPLDVYDSATMSSVVGLSGESIAQGSAPVGVPDFTRERWKTRKPVFGVTA; from the coding sequence ATGACACGAAACTGGTCGCGCAGGGAGTTTGTAGGGATGGGTGTGGCTGCGTCGGCGGGGATAGTGTTGTCGGCGGCAGGTCAAGAAGGTGCGGGACAGCCGAAACCGGTCCGCGTGGGCGTTGTGGGCGTGGGTAACCGGGGCACAGGTCTGACCCGGACCATGCTTGGGATACCGGGGGTGCAGATTCCGGCGGTGTGCGACATCAATCCGGAGCACCTCGCCCGTGCCCAGGCGCTTATAGAGGAGGCCGGGCAACCCAAACCCGAGGGATACGGCGGAGACGATCTGGCGTATGAGCAGTTGATGGCGCGGGACGACCTGGATGCGGTCATCATCGCGACATATTGGCAGTGGCACACGCCCATGGCGGTGAGCGCGATGCGCCACGGAAAGTATGCGGGGGTCGAGGTGCCCGCAGCGCTCGATGTGGCCCAGTGCTGGGACTTGGTCAATACCTCCGAGCAGACCGGCGTGCCGTGCATGATGCTGGAAAACTGGAGTTTCCGCCAGGATAACCTCGCCGTCCTCAATATGATCCGACAGGGATTGCTCGGCGAGATGGTTCATTGCCATTGCGCCCACTCTCACGATTGCATCGACCACTGGTTTTTTGACGCGGAAGGCAATGACCGGTGGCCCGCCGAGTTTCTGATCAAGTACAACCGCGACCAGTATCCCACACACAGCCTCGGACCGGTGCTGAGCTGGATGGACATCAACTGCGGTGATGCTTTCGCGACTCTCGCGTCGACGGCAACCTCGCAGCGGGGCATCAACGCTTATTTCGCGCGGAAGTTCGGGCCGGACCACCCCAATGCCAAGAAAGAGTTTGCCCAGGGCGACATCGTCACGACCACCATCAAAACCCACGGGGGCAAGACGGTCATCGTGAACTACGATATGCAGTTGCCGCGCCCATACGACAACCGGTGGCTCATCCAAGGGACGCTGGGGCTGTACAACGAACAGCGCAACGCCGTGTATCTCACGGGACAGAGCCCCCGATATCACGAATGGGAACCGTTCCCGCCGTACCAGGAAAAGTACAACCATGCCTGGTGGAGCGAGGGCGGCGGCCAAGGCGGTCACGGCGGCACGGATTACCTCGAACTGTCGCTGTTTCTCGATGCGGTTCGCAACAAGAAACAAACGCCGCTCGATGTCTACGATTCCGCCACGATGAGCAGCGTCGTGGGGCTGTCGGGGGAATCCATCGCACAGGGCAGCGCGCCGGTCGGCGTGCCGGATTTCACGCGCGAAAGATGGAAGACCCGCAAGCCGGTGTTCGGGGTGACCGCCTGA
- a CDS encoding PilZ domain-containing protein, producing MIDFPQATLAQLLWGLGLFAGLIIVAFSVERLRQRKRTRLQRANEWETVESIIRDKELTPEEQKALRALIRKQSPKEPLRAVTVRQHFEQCVEQVMGELLASRDRGQYSQMGALLHDVRVALALDYVPLGQRIQSTRELSPSQIVSLALTSDTMPRWHMGRVESVDEAYLYISLDDLEVPSLKELRAGAGVRARLWREDDARYVFTLECAGLREEPPAFVFLHSASLDRLQTRRDYRMRHEQTTSIGVISKPLDDQELERLAERPLVTKLRGRITNLSAGGCALVVQQPIPGQVLLRIALELDDQEPFDIFARIVSTLPISGGRSFVRASFVATDDETRDKIARYIIRRQQNLSEAHEPEH from the coding sequence ATGATCGATTTTCCCCAAGCCACCCTCGCTCAATTGCTCTGGGGGCTGGGTCTCTTCGCCGGTTTGATTATTGTGGCGTTCTCTGTCGAACGTCTTCGGCAGCGAAAACGCACCCGTCTGCAGCGCGCTAACGAATGGGAAACCGTCGAAAGCATCATTCGCGACAAGGAACTGACGCCCGAGGAACAAAAGGCCTTGCGCGCGCTGATCCGGAAACAGTCTCCCAAGGAGCCCCTGCGAGCCGTCACCGTCCGCCAGCATTTCGAGCAATGCGTGGAACAAGTCATGGGGGAGCTGCTCGCATCCCGGGATCGCGGGCAGTACTCCCAGATGGGGGCGCTGTTGCACGATGTGCGCGTGGCGCTGGCGCTGGATTACGTTCCGCTGGGACAGCGCATACAGTCTACCCGGGAGTTGTCACCGAGCCAGATAGTATCGTTGGCATTGACTTCGGATACGATGCCCCGGTGGCATATGGGGCGCGTAGAATCCGTGGATGAAGCGTATCTCTACATTTCGCTGGATGACCTCGAGGTGCCCTCGCTGAAGGAACTCCGGGCCGGTGCTGGGGTGCGCGCTCGTCTGTGGCGGGAAGACGATGCCCGTTACGTGTTCACGCTCGAGTGCGCGGGATTGCGCGAGGAACCGCCCGCGTTCGTTTTTCTCCACAGCGCTTCCCTGGACCGTCTGCAAACCCGCCGGGACTACCGGATGCGGCACGAACAGACGACATCGATCGGCGTGATCAGCAAGCCGCTGGATGATCAGGAACTGGAACGGCTGGCGGAGCGGCCGCTGGTGACAAAGCTGCGAGGACGCATCACCAACCTGAGCGCGGGCGGATGCGCGCTCGTGGTGCAACAACCGATTCCCGGGCAGGTCTTACTTCGAATCGCACTGGAACTGGACGACCAGGAGCCGTTCGACATCTTCGCGCGAATCGTGTCGACTCTACCCATTTCTGGGGGCCGGAGTTTCGTGCGGGCTTCTTTCGTCGCGACAGACGACGAAACGCGGGACAAAATCGCACGATACATCATCCGGCGTCAGCAGAACCTGTCAGAGGCCCATGAACCGGAACACTGA
- the larA gene encoding nickel-dependent lactate racemase: MHIRFPYGDGAVEANLEWGRCLDVLDVAPTPALPDSAAALREGLKSPHGLSSPLLEHVRPGQRVLIIVSDSFRRTCVDQLLPTLLDALGERGVRDAGIRFLVATGIHRPPAGDELRMLLGEQTYQRFKNQVACHDPHDAARMTYAGTTSRGTRVMVNTAALEADHVLVTGAVVLHYFGGFGGGRKSILPGISSVEAISENHSLNLDPKSGELNPDVRIGHLDGNPVAEDMLEAGRMIKTAGIVNTVLNRDGAIAGVFVGELDAAHRKAAAFALRMFGVRIGEKADLVIASAGPPKNYVQAHKALFNAYQAVKPNGRIVLAARCEEGLGGEQFEKWLRLGSREAVIEGLRRRSEINGQTALSTIQKAPITWFVTDLAPQNVALLRARKAESLQDALERAREELATAGVPAPTCYVMPSASYTVPFADDLPEIT; encoded by the coding sequence ATGCATATACGGTTTCCATACGGCGACGGCGCCGTGGAGGCGAACCTTGAATGGGGGCGCTGTCTCGACGTATTGGATGTGGCGCCGACGCCAGCCCTGCCCGATAGTGCCGCCGCCTTGCGAGAAGGCCTCAAGAGTCCGCACGGACTATCCTCGCCCCTCCTGGAACACGTCAGACCCGGCCAGCGAGTGCTCATCATCGTATCAGACAGTTTCAGGCGAACTTGCGTGGACCAGCTTCTGCCCACCCTCCTTGATGCTTTGGGCGAACGCGGGGTTCGCGACGCCGGCATTCGTTTTCTTGTGGCTACGGGCATTCACCGGCCGCCTGCCGGCGATGAACTGCGCATGCTTCTCGGGGAACAGACGTATCAACGATTCAAGAACCAGGTCGCGTGCCATGATCCCCACGATGCCGCGCGGATGACTTATGCGGGCACCACCTCGCGGGGAACAAGGGTGATGGTCAACACAGCGGCGCTCGAGGCGGACCATGTGCTCGTCACCGGCGCCGTCGTGTTGCATTATTTTGGGGGGTTTGGAGGCGGGCGGAAGTCCATTCTTCCCGGGATCAGCTCCGTTGAGGCCATTTCCGAAAACCATTCACTGAACCTGGATCCCAAAAGCGGGGAGTTGAATCCCGACGTCCGGATTGGGCATCTCGACGGCAATCCGGTGGCCGAAGACATGCTCGAAGCCGGACGAATGATCAAGACGGCCGGTATAGTCAACACCGTTTTAAACCGCGACGGCGCAATCGCCGGCGTGTTCGTGGGCGAACTCGATGCCGCCCACCGCAAGGCGGCGGCGTTTGCATTGCGGATGTTCGGGGTCCGGATAGGGGAGAAGGCAGACTTGGTTATCGCCTCGGCGGGCCCTCCCAAGAACTATGTACAGGCCCACAAGGCCTTGTTCAATGCCTATCAGGCGGTGAAGCCGAACGGCCGCATCGTGTTGGCTGCGCGGTGCGAAGAAGGGCTGGGCGGCGAGCAGTTCGAGAAATGGCTCCGCCTGGGCAGCCGCGAGGCTGTTATCGAGGGTTTGCGCCGCCGCAGCGAAATCAACGGACAGACCGCGCTCTCGACTATCCAGAAAGCCCCGATAACCTGGTTCGTGACCGATCTGGCGCCGCAGAACGTGGCTCTCCTGAGGGCGCGAAAGGCGGAGTCTTTGCAGGATGCGCTCGAACGCGCCCGCGAGGAACTGGCCACGGCGGGCGTGCCGGCTCCCACCTGTTACGTCATGCCGAGCGCCTCGTACACCGTGCCCTTCGCGGACGACTTGCCTGAGATTACTTGA
- a CDS encoding chitobiase/beta-hexosaminidase C-terminal domain-containing protein codes for MKASCKEVHGRAGLFTFCLALAAAFTLVASGQAAGQKGPGEVQIDVESVSAALGSSVNVNVNIVTNGEQPCAVVLRLVYDTSKLTFVRVALGEAASQADKTLDSLNNSGVLALVVYGKTSVIGDGCLLTVTFMVKNTAQAGEKLSVSGDGSESAADPNAVQVPVVVEGGFITVLDSAGMVATPEISPSTTTGQSSYQIVLSCATQGATIRYTIDGSEPLETSAAYSGAFTLAGEQNSQKTVKAKAWKSGMIASNVASRTFAFSCSAPAAPAGVAATDGTFADKVRVTWSPVSGAEQYRVFRDGTAIGDWQSEALYDDTGAQAPNVTPASGCGGQETVTYKYHTYTVKARNTCGESNLSASNSGYRRNAKALDADLKIYEEALPFSNATPFSELAIRLTSAEAVDPATVWARVEGDGWYEEGGTWRPTAPGDDSDGWVVFAPGALWPAGETVILTGGALTATGVEVGPVSREFLIGEEKESTAPAEPAIAEMTDSSGLPVLLADVLSPAYRIGPEGVFDQPVPFWIPVPEGADPNTLEIYYFSEAQEHRGWYRGENVLGWMTPDSRAVVEEDGQLFIEIQVNHSGIVQLADARSVKVLADAGVFLAFAALLGMRFARRNRRK; via the coding sequence ATGAAGGCTTCCTGTAAAGAGGTCCATGGGCGCGCCGGGCTTTTCACATTCTGTTTGGCGCTCGCGGCGGCATTCACGCTGGTAGCGAGCGGGCAAGCCGCCGGTCAGAAGGGCCCCGGCGAGGTTCAGATTGACGTGGAATCCGTGTCGGCTGCATTGGGGAGTTCCGTCAACGTCAATGTCAACATCGTCACGAACGGGGAACAGCCTTGCGCCGTCGTGCTGAGGCTGGTCTATGATACGTCGAAGCTGACTTTTGTGCGTGTCGCGTTAGGGGAAGCTGCCAGCCAGGCTGACAAGACTTTGGATTCTCTCAATAATTCCGGTGTCTTAGCGCTGGTTGTCTATGGAAAGACTTCTGTTATAGGCGACGGTTGTCTTCTCACCGTGACGTTCATGGTAAAAAACACCGCGCAGGCCGGGGAAAAGCTGTCCGTTTCGGGGGATGGTTCTGAGAGCGCCGCCGATCCCAACGCTGTCCAGGTCCCTGTCGTCGTGGAGGGAGGTTTTATCACAGTGCTGGATAGCGCGGGCATGGTCGCAACGCCGGAAATCTCGCCCTCGACAACCACCGGCCAGAGTTCATATCAAATCGTGTTGAGCTGCGCAACCCAAGGAGCAACGATCAGGTACACGATAGACGGTTCGGAGCCGCTAGAAACCTCGGCCGCGTATAGTGGCGCCTTCACGCTGGCTGGCGAACAGAACTCGCAGAAGACGGTGAAGGCAAAGGCTTGGAAAAGCGGCATGATTGCCAGCAACGTAGCTTCCAGAACGTTTGCCTTTTCGTGCTCGGCCCCGGCCGCACCTGCCGGCGTGGCGGCGACTGATGGAACGTTTGCCGACAAGGTCCGCGTGACGTGGAGCCCGGTGTCTGGCGCGGAGCAGTACAGGGTCTTCCGCGATGGCACAGCCATTGGCGACTGGCAGTCCGAAGCGTTGTACGACGATACGGGGGCCCAAGCCCCGAATGTGACGCCGGCGAGCGGCTGCGGCGGACAAGAGACCGTTACCTACAAGTACCATACCTACACCGTCAAAGCCAGGAATACCTGCGGAGAGAGCAATTTGAGTGCATCCAACAGCGGCTATCGCCGCAACGCAAAGGCTCTGGACGCGGATCTGAAGATTTACGAAGAGGCTCTGCCCTTCTCGAATGCCACCCCGTTTTCGGAGCTTGCCATCAGGCTGACTTCGGCCGAGGCCGTCGACCCGGCCACCGTGTGGGCCCGCGTCGAGGGGGACGGCTGGTACGAGGAAGGCGGCACGTGGCGGCCGACAGCCCCCGGCGACGATTCCGATGGCTGGGTCGTGTTTGCGCCTGGTGCACTCTGGCCGGCGGGTGAGACCGTGATCCTGACGGGGGGAGCTCTTACCGCCACGGGCGTCGAAGTGGGTCCCGTCAGCCGCGAGTTCCTGATCGGAGAAGAAAAAGAGAGCACCGCGCCTGCCGAACCCGCAATCGCGGAAATGACCGATAGTTCGGGTTTGCCGGTGTTGCTTGCGGATGTGCTGTCGCCGGCCTACCGGATCGGACCGGAAGGTGTCTTCGACCAGCCGGTGCCGTTCTGGATTCCGGTTCCCGAAGGGGCGGACCCCAATACTCTCGAAATCTACTACTTCAGCGAGGCGCAGGAGCACCGAGGCTGGTATAGAGGCGAGAACGTGCTCGGCTGGATGACGCCCGACAGCCGTGCCGTGGTCGAAGAAGACGGGCAGCTGTTCATCGAGATCCAGGTCAACCATTCAGGGATTGTTCAGCTTGCCGATGCCCGAAGTGTGAAGGTTCTCGCCGACGCCGGCGTTTTCCTCGCATTCGCGGCGCTCCTGGGCATGAGATTTGCCCGGCGCAACCGAAGGAAGTGA